The Anticarsia gemmatalis isolate Benzon Research Colony breed Stoneville strain chromosome 1, ilAntGemm2 primary, whole genome shotgun sequence sequence caatattgtatctttatagattaatatacacctaaagagataaacacttcaaacaactcattagaaaagaaatctcactttaaatccaaagtttagggggtcgatattaaggcattcgaggacggttgactttgaagcaattttttgggtataaatatcaatttaaacatttaaacaattatgacaccgcagagaagtaatatcgacgtgtaatcatttcaaatttgaacaaaattcttcaacgaggagtactcaaatattggccttgaaaactttcctgattttttttctattcaccccgcgaattctattcaccccgttttacggtaatcATTTTTGTTCTTTAACAAAACTTTTTAGTTGAATGAACTTTAAGTTGcaattattatttcgttttgAACATTCATTCAACAACAATTAACTAACTACAACATTAATCTTATCGAGAATACCTGTAGTCTCCCCtcctgaatattattatgtttgaaatgCGGAAGTGACGTTTTATAGTTGGTAGCAATGGCTTCGTTTTCCTACTAGTGATGTATCAAGGaagtagcataataattattacttctaGCATTCCTCACTGCTCTTAAATTTTCATGAAGTTACATTCATGGCATCGAGTCTGTTGACTTTTACTTTGTCTAAATGCGTTGCGTATTTGGTGAGAGAACATCATAAAATAAccgaaaaaaaatcacattacatatattattaccgttcactaaaattataaaaagcagTCTAGAAATTAAATACGGTTTGAGAATTTTAGCTTCTAGGTTCTAGACAGTAGTTTTTGCGACTGCTGGCCATGAAGGTTAAATTGCCCATGTCAAACAGAGGCAAAGGGCTATTgagttttcttattttctattAGAATACTCTCGAATTGAACCTAGGGTAAGGTTCCCGGTGTATAAAAAATAGTGTCATATACCGAAAATACCCATTCTCGCTCCATTATTACACGggattaacattttaaatggtaAACTGTGAGTGTATTTCAAACACTTCTGACTACACCTTCTAGTGCTATAGACATTAAAAGAAACTACTAGGGTCACAAATTTGGTTCaaagattgttttaattttcactTATTCAGATAAAACACaatggtttaaaattatatagtaACGTAAAAATGGGCTAATTCACCGAAAATTGTTGCCGTGTTTGATTTTAAACGTTTATTGTGATAATTTACTTGCGTTAACGGTAAACACCAGAAAATAATGCTATAAATAGCATATTTATAGCATGTAGCATGTTACATTTTAGTACAGATGCCATCCCTACGTTATATTTCGCTAGATAGCTGGCAGATGGCAATATGGCTGTAGCTTTCGAGTTTCGCTGGCAGTGCGCGGTGCTCGCATCATTTCCAGTACTGAAGTAGTATTTCTGACGGCTCTAAAGTTtcgtttttcatttttttaGTGGTTATTGTTTCTGTTTACCTTTATGTTACTAAAGTTTTGTGgcaaaattattgatatttcatTTCCGTCGTCACCAGAATTTATTCGACGACAAAATGGCGTCGCTTGACAAGATTttactgcaaaatattttttcgcattttattcatttatcatAAAGATATGCTGAAAAATACAATATCGTGTGTTTTCTTAGGGTTTTTCTCTATGAATTAACTGTTTTTTCTTTGCTTTGTTCATTAATTATATAAGAAACCGTGTATTCCttgtattttctacaaaatgcacttggtaagtaattttacagcttttttgtgtattgttttagtggatttatttattttatttaagtttaagagCTTAAAATAGTGATGGAACGTTCTAGAAGTCATGGGTGTGGCCCTGAAACAGGGTGAAATTTTAAGACGTAATTGTGGATTTAAGGGTTTTTGTGATTGTTTACAATAGAATTTGctgtttttatgtatgaaaacattCTTGTCCCACGAAAGAATGTGTTTTCTATGATTCTTTGTTACGTAATCTTTCTATACTAAGTGGTGAAAATGATTTTGAAGAGGGACCCATTTTTGCAATTTAGCTTTGAAAATTGGTCTTGCTTAGCACTGCCTATGAAGCTGCTGAATTTGGAGGTTATGTCCAGCTTTAGTACTCAATATCTATTCCATTGGCAAGAACGAACTGACATATTTTCTCAGACAAAGCAGCTGCATTCaggaatttaattttttttggtttaatttgCCATATAGGGTCAAATACAGACGTTTACCCTTTtgttttgaggttatgtttaaGGTTTTGAGccaataatattgttgttttgtgtTCAAAGGCTCACAGGCTAGAATTACTTTATGTGCTTTCAGTATTTGTGacataaaattgtgtttttaatttcaaaattaatggtGTAATTACCCTATAGCTGAGTActttaatttagaattaaacACTATATTTATTGAGCAAAGATTATTcatgtatacataaaatcattaccTATTTGTGGTctagaatttttaattaaatatttaattaaattgctttaaatttgattttactAATTACTGATTGAATAGTTCGCTAACCCAAAAATATTGTGTCTGAGATTTATGCACTTAATTTGTGCaggttattacaaaatattcattatacatttttatagatcCACATTTGTTTTATGATCATTGTAATTAAGTGCcctcaaaaaaataaaaacatattttgtacatatttggTATCATCTGCTGTGGCTATCCTAATCCATCAATTGGTTTCAGAAGGGTTTCATGAATGAATCTGGAAGTGATTCTACAAGCGAGAAAGGTGAGAAGAGTGATTCCAGTGGCTCGGGTTCAGGAAGTGAGAGGTAAGCTACTTTTGATATGGTCTTCTATTTCTGTCtcttatttgtttatgtaaaattattttatttgacagtGAAAGTGGGACCAGTACTTCTGGTTCAGGAACAGAAAGGTCAGGGTCTGAAAAGTCACTGGACCGATCACATCTCAGCGATGACACAAAGTCATCACCAAAGCACAGTAATGCCAACTCTTCAAAATCTGATCACCACACTGATAAAAATTCTTCGGATGACTACTCCCCTTCCAAATCAAAATCTAGAAATAGCCATGGGAAATTGAAATCTGATCTTTGGGAAGATAATCCAGACATTTATGGCATCAGAAGGTCAGGCAGGTCTCGTAAAGAGCCAGATAGACTTAAATTAGCTGATAGTGATTCTAGTGAAAGAGGCAGAACTCACAGCagaaaaagtagaaaaaaaaggTAGTACACAAGAACAGCTTTTTGGAACTCATGGGCtctcaaatttattttaatcatactCTCATATTTTAGTGATTCTTGGAATTCAGACTCATCAGAAAGTGATAGTGACTTAAAGGGTTCTCCACCCCCACCCTCAAAACGACCAGGCCAAAGAAGTGTACCTCTCAGAAAAAAGAAACCTACTAGAAGAAGATTCACAAGTGAGGAAGATGAAAGCTCAGAAGGCAGTGATGATGAAACTAAAAGGTTAGTGTCATaacttttgtattgtttttactCCATTACAAATCTTCAACAATTTGCTACTATTTGGGTGTACTGCACAATGgaacataaacattaaattaaaatttgggGGCATATTATGACAacttataatatacaaatatacaatttatttagaaagaCTAAAGTATATAACTTTAAACTGTATTAAACATTCTTTACTAAGGAGTAGCGCATACTATTTGCATCATAGCTTTagagaaaacaaatattgtgtataatattataaaaaagaagtaTTTGTTTAAAGATTTATAGGTACTGTTTTATTCTGTTCTGAATGTTTCCTATTAAACttctacattttaaaaccaatataaCTCAAATCTATCCAATAATTCTAGAGTTTAAAtgacacaaacaaacaacaatttctGTTTGTACACAAGGGAAATGATGATAAATTCTGCTCTTTAACGtggaaaaaataacaaaaccaaaaaaaagacaaatattGAGAAGAGGGAACAGGGTTAGAGtagataatttgtttataattttaacaataaaactatattattactcTATCTAGAGTgcactaatataaaaatattcttattttattaaatttttataaaaccttttttttgggtgaatattttaataaatttcatacAGAGGTTTGgaatttattaaactataattagataaaacatatatttttttgtagagtGATCTAAAACTAGATGATGAAAAGCATAactctgtaaaaatattttttatttaataatgtttttttttatttaaaaagaagctttaaactaaatacatattaaactcGCCAAACATATGTTTAAGGGCGAGATACGCTCTTATCATTAATGCTATACCTAACATTACAAAACCATTTGAAATTATCTAAACTatgttaacttaattaaaatacaaataaaatattaaaagaatctatgaaaaaaaaaatgtttatgatcATTTTTTACTCTAAAAAGATATCTCATAGTTTATTCTGAAGACTGTAATAACTATCTCTAGGAACTCTCTTAATCTACATTATTAAATACTGGAggtataatatacttatttgttcTTTGGCCGTAATAATTAGTTAGGCTTGACAAGTTTCTGTTCTGACTCTTCTAGTACTCTagacacaaataattattaaatagggAGATTAACAAAAAATCTGTATGACTGAAACATGTGTgccaaaacaaattaaagttgGCGTTATTGGATAAAATCaggttttgtaaaaaataattgggGGTCAATATACGATCGCGACaccaaatatttagtaaaatgtcAATTACAAAACGGCTAATAACACCAATACCaaaacagtttaataaaaaaaactgaggaacatacaaaaaaatcaatcTTACAGAGTAAAAAATGGTCAAGCAAAGGAACTTTATTTTCTATAGtatgttaaaaaagtaaaaaaaagtgtagagcgaaaaaaaaacacattaaaaaatattgctgtaaGTAAAAATGCACAAAAATGACAGGCatttaaaaataccttaaaatcAGGCactattttgtgttttttattttgttaaaaataaataaaaaacgtgCCAATATCAAATAGAATACATTTGCAATTTTAGTTTCcagtaaagataaataatttaaactttaataaaatagatatattcAAAGTGATTATAATAGTTATACCAAAAAATCtacagtaaagtaaaaaaaaaacattttttttttcagaaaaatcaggatattctaaacaaaaaaaattcaattgaTACAGTACATACCCATAATagttttacagtaaaaaaaaacatttgtttacataaaacatgtcttataaaaaaaaaattggcaaatgaaacaattttttttgtaattagttacttttttacaaaatattttttttattttgctaaaacagaaattaataattcaaagaCTCTTTATAAATATGTCATAAAATTGCCGAAATAAAActagtaacataataaaaatatacaatgaaaTTATTGACAACAAATCAGATGTTGGAACTGCttgttattatgtttgtgtGCTGAGTACAACAAAATGGCCGCGGCCTTATTACACAATACTGCAATCTCTTGCGTGTAAGACTCACTAGATGGCGCCCTAATTGGTGACGTCAATGCCGTATGACTTGGCGGCACTTTCAAACTTACCTTTTTGTTATAGTAGGACAGCAACGCGACGTACGGGTGCAGCTGTTAGTTACAAAGAAGCAAGTGACGAACAAACCGATTCCTCCGATCTTTTGGAAGTGGAAGGTGTAGATGGTGAAGCGGAAGCAGAGCCTGAGCCTGAAGATCATAGTGAAACAATAGAAAGGGTCTTAGGCCACCGTCGTGGCAAGAAAGGAGGTAAATCATCGCAacagtattataatatgtttttatttttcagatatttATCTGAAAGATAAGAACTTTGAATATAATgtttaagattttaatttagtgTTAACTAATCCAACACTTCAGTTTGCATTTTGGtgcaaatataatgttaaattttaGCTAATGTCTTCTTATCATTATGCAGTCACTGGAAATGTGACTACAGTTTACTATATAGAAGAGAATGGAGATCTTAATGAAGGCTGTAATCCTGAAGATGATGAATCTACTGAACCTCAGTACCTGATTAAATGGAAAGGCTGGTCCCATATACATAATACATGGGAGTCTGAGAGGACATTAAATGAACAAAAGGTTAAGGGTCTCAAGAAGTTAGAAAATTACATAAAGAAAGAAGCTGAATTGTCATGGTGGAGGCAGCAGGCAGGTCCTGAAGATATAGATTATTTTGAATGCCAAGCTGAGTTGCAGCAAGAGTTAGTGAAAACATACAACAATGTAGAAAGAATAATAggtgaatatttttgttatttacattttactttagtaatatatcttgttaaatgtttgtatgtaaaaaacGAAATGTTGTACTTATCATAGACACAACTGTTTGCTTTAATAGCGGAACAAACACGGGAATTAGAAGGTGGTGGGACTGCCCatgaatatttttgcaaatgggAATCACTTCCTTATGCTGATGCAACATGGGAGGATGCGattttaattgaaagaaaaTGGCCAGAGAAGGTGGAAAATTTCAAATATAGAGAAGCAGCTAAAACAACTCCTTCAAGACATTGTCCTGTTTTGAGAAGAAGGCCAAAGTTCCATCAAGTAAAAGAACAGCCTGAATACATGGGAAAAGATTCTGTAAGTTTTTCTATATGTTTTTCCTCACGGTTATAAACTACATGGCTACTTGTTATTGGGATGGTCTTTTGTAGATATGATCTTCCAGAGAACATACAACTTTcacagaaacatttttttggttGTAAAACACAATTGTTACTAATAGATAATAACTGAGCAATTTAAAAATTGGGTTTTAGTTAGTGACAAATGTACACTGCctgataataataagtaataatttgcTCTCAAATACAGCTGCAGTATAGTATTTTATGATGAGGATCagattatgtaaatatatgtgTTGCTTATTCAGTTTCTTATATTGACAGTCTAAATATTAACTCAAGGTTTCTCCACACTGATGTTTAAATAGCGTATTTGCTACAACGCCATCTGCCGATCCGTGCTAAAACTAATTGGATTGGTGTTACTACCAAGTGCTATCAAGTTCCAATGGTAGATTGATGGTGGCGCTTTAAACAACTTACAAAACCGTACTCTTTGGTTGACCTACATTTACTATcgaatgttttattgttttatattgcgttaaaagaaataaagaagataaaaaaaacaataaacgaaTAATATTCACTCTATCATTTTCACTTAGTAGTTTATATATAAACAACTATGAATCATACTCTCATCTCTTGAATTACCTACTTAACATTGCAATAGAATTGTAGTACTTCAAAGTACTATAGGtaaccataacttttaaactctcgcgttgcatgtttaatgtataatagaatacaggaattaacgcgaacacgcattttaccttaaaatgcctaacgtttcggcgcaggttgcactcgccgtggtcccaggcagtgcaagaccacggcgagtgcaacctgcgccgaaacgttaggcattttaaggtaaaatgcgtgttcgcgttaattcccgtattctattatatactataggtaacatcaataataacaaatatacttagttcacaaacttttttattacagaCTTGTATACTGAGAGACTATCAGATGGATGGTCTGAATTGGATGATACATTCCTGGTGTAAAGACAACTCAGTTATTCTTGCCGATGAAATGGGTTTAGGTAAAACTATACAGGtatgttgaaattattttcacaacttatttatttatcggaaaaccagcaacaacaacaattaagcagttattttaaacaagattTAGACAATTACAGGTTTAGACcacaatataacatttaaaaaaataacattgatttgtggattaacttaatataattcaaataaatgttacaattcaacaataaatattcaattttccAATGTTATGTTTGAATGGAATTACCGATTAGGATCTTATTGAAAGATACCTTCGATAAATATCTGTTATATTTTGAGTCTagtatttaatttctaaatatgtttttttccaGACTATATGTTTCCTGTACTACCTCTTTAAAACACAACAGTTGTATGGACCATTCCTATGTGTTGTGCCGTTAAGTACAATGACTGCATGGCAGAGAGAATTCCAACAGTGGGCGCCTGATATTAATGTTGTTACATATATTGGTGATCTCAGCAGTAGAGATATTGtgagtatttattattattctcttaGAAATTAAGTTTGACATAGTTGTTTTACTATATTGGTGTATGTACTTGTTTCAGATCAGACAATTTGAATGGAGTTTTGCTAGCTCTAAAAGACTGAAATTCAATGCTATCTTAACCACTTATGAGATTTTACTCAAAGATAGACAATTCCTAAGATCTTTTAGTTGGGCTTGTTTGTTAGTTGATGAAGCACATAGGCTGAAAAATGATGACTCATTATTATACAAAGCACTGAAGGAATTTGATACAAATCATAGGTTATTGGTTACTGGTACACCAttacaaaattctttaaaagAATTATGGGCcttattgcattttattatgCCTTACAAGTAAGTTGTATTACActtgaattattaatatttaggtttatttatattaaatgatggctattctaataatatatgttcACTTTTTTAGATTTGAATCATGGGAAGAGTTTGAAAAAGACCATGAGGACGCGGCTACTAAGGGTTATGAAAAGTTACACAAGCAGTTAGAACCATTTATATTAAGAAGGCAGAAGAAGGATGTAGAAAAGTCATTGCCAGCTAAAGTAGAACAAATATTGAGGGTAGAGATGACTTCTATTCAAAAGCAATATTACAAATGGATTCTAACTAAAAACTATAGTGCCCTTAGGAAGGGAGTTAAAGGTTCTATAAATACATTCATTAATATAGTTATTGAATTAAAGAAATGTTGCAATCACGCCCTCTTGACGAAGCCTGAGGACTTTGAATCGAGAGCATCACTAGCAACCACCGACGCAGTAGAGGTATTGTCCCATTTTTACTTGAATCTTGTCTTGAATTTGTCCTAAACATACctattcaataacaaataaatgtttgattatTTCAGAAATTATTAAGAGGCTCTGGAAAACTACTACTTTTAGATAAGCTACTGTGTAGGTTAAAAGAAACGGGACACAGAGTGCTTATATTTTCTCAAATGGTCAGGATGTTGGATATTTTAGCAGAATATTTACAAAGGCGGCATTTTCCGTTCCAACGACTGGACGGAAGCATTAAGGGAGAAATAAGAAAGCAGGCTTTAGATCACTTCAATGCTGAGGGGTCTCAAGATTTCTGTTTTCTTTTATCCACACGTGCTGGTGGTTTAGGAATCAACTTGGCAACTGCTGACACTGTTATTATATTCGACTCTGACTGGAATCCACAAAACGATTTGCAAGCACAGGCTCGCGCACATCGTATTGGACAAAAGAATCAGGTGCATAAACTTTGGATGTGTTTAATTCAACTACTGTTTGAACTCTTTGTGTCTAACTATCTAATAATTTATATCTACAGGTCAACATTTATAGGCTAGTCACTGCCAGATCTGTTGAAGAAGACATTGTCGAAAGAGCAAAAAGAAAAATGGTGCTTGATCATCTTGTCATTCAACGGATGGACACAACCGGGCGTACTGTTCTCAATAAGCGTGAACCGTCTGCAACAAGCGCTAACAATCCATTTAACAAAGAAGACTTAAACGCAATATTGAAATTTGGTGCTGAAGAGTTGTTCAAGGATGATGATGAAAATGATGAGGAACCTGTCGTAAGTGCTTATGTACTCTTTTGTCTAAGTTTacaatatgattattttatattatattgttattaatttctattttatattgcaGTGTGATATTGATGAAATCTTACAACGCGCTGAAACCCGTGACGAAGGTCCTTCAATGGCGGGTGACGAATTGCTCTCAGCGTTCAAAGTAGCTAGTTTTGCATTTGATGAAGATAAAGCTGTGATGGAAgttaagaaagaaaataatgagGAAGAAAGCAAAGACTgggtttgtatttaaaatttaacattatGTACATGAATCACGACGGCTagtgacattgtttttattccctttaaatatttgatttatttgcaGGACGATATCATACCAGAAAATGTCCGGAAAACAATTGCCGAGCAGgagaaaaacaaagaaatggAGGACTTGTACTTACCCCCTAGGAGAAAGAATCTTCAAGCTAATAATGCTGACACTGGTAAGTTATTGGAACAGCCATTAAAGGCTTTGACTTCGAGAGAGTACTTTCATattgcttgttttttttatattattgtttttctcaCGTATTACGATGTATGGTATTTTACAGCCGACGGTGGACGTAAACGTCGCGGACGTGGGTCGCGGGACGGCGGGGACGGCGCGGACGGCGACGGTGACGCCGAGAGCGATGCGTCTGACATCAGCGCCGACGACGACCGGCCCAGAAAGAGGGGCCGCCCGCCTGCCTCACACAGGGAAAAAATCAAGAACTTCACTGATCAAGAGGTgtgttgaaatatattttaaaaaaagtctcATAATTTTTTGATAGCTTAAAAAAGTTTACGCAGTAGTACTTGAAGCATCttgaaaaatttaaatctattaaaattcgAACCGATTTTCTATAAAGGTCAgaacattttaacaaaacttcttttattatctttttagaTTCGAAGATTTGTCAAAAGCTACAAAAAGTTTTCGGCGCCCTTAAAGCATCTTGACAGTATAGCGTGTGATGCAGAACTGCAAGAGAAACCATTAGCTGAGCTTAAAAAGTTGGGAGAAATCTTACAAGAGCGATGTAAAGCTGTTCTAAACGATACTTCGGAACCAgcaagtaagtaatatttttttacaatatgaaGATATCTTATAAAAGAAGTACTGGGGAacactttatctatactaatctatactaatattataaagctgaagagtttgtttgtttgtttgtttgtttgtttgtttgaacgcgctaatctcaggaactactggtccgatttgaaaaattctttcactgttagatagcccatttatcgaggaaggctttattAGGCTATacctatatatcatcacgctacgaccaataggagcagagtaccagtaaaaaatgttacaaaaacggggaaaattttcgcCCATTcactaatgtgacgcaagcgaagttgcgcgggtcagctagtttatgatACAATTATGTGGTTACAGATGAACAAACAGAAGGAGGTCGTAAGAATACAAGAAAGACGTTCAAGTTGGGAGGTGTGCCTGTAAATGCGAAGACGCTTGCCGCCTGTCAGGACGAGCTGGCGCCTTTGGACGACTTTCTACCGGATACTAAAGAAGAGAGGCTAAAATGGCAGTTAGACTTCATGTAAGAATACTCTTTTATTCTTCTTTGAATTTCTACTTTCTAATTAATAGAAGATAATTGTAGTCTTAACTCATTTTTCGTTATAGGACAAGACCAGCAAACTTTGATGTGGACTGGAGTGTTGCAGATGATTCTAAATTACTAGCAGGAATATACCAATATGGAATGGGGTCGTGGGAAGCTATAAAAATGGATTCATCTTTTGAAATAGGAGACAAAATTCTGACAAATGAAGACAAAAAACCTCAAGCAAAACATTTGCAGTCTCGCGCAGAATATTTGCTAAAGCTTATAAAGAAATTGCTCGATCAAAAGAATGGAAAACAAAAGCAACGAAAGCCTCGTATGAAGCGAGGAAACAAAGAACCTGTCACAAAAGATATTGTTGAGGATGACGCAACTTCCGGCGACGAGAACAAAAAGACAAATAAGACTGGTAAAAATGATAAATCGGATAAGGtaaatttattgttaactattattttcacGTTTATTTAGTCATGTTGTATGTTTCCTATA is a genomic window containing:
- the Chd1 gene encoding chromodomain-helicase-DNA-binding protein 1 isoform X7, encoding MSSYHYAVTGNVTTVYYIEENGDLNEGCNPEDDESTEPQYLIKWKGWSHIHNTWESERTLNEQKVKGLKKLENYIKKEAELSWWRQQAGPEDIDYFECQAELQQELVKTYNNVERIIAEQTRELEGGGTAHEYFCKWESLPYADATWEDAILIERKWPEKVENFKYREAAKTTPSRHCPVLRRRPKFHQVKEQPEYMGKDSTCILRDYQMDGLNWMIHSWCKDNSVILADEMGLGKTIQTICFLYYLFKTQQLYGPFLCVVPLSTMTAWQREFQQWAPDINVVTYIGDLSSRDIIRQFEWSFASSKRLKFNAILTTYEILLKDRQFLRSFSWACLLVDEAHRLKNDDSLLYKALKEFDTNHRLLVTGTPLQNSLKELWALLHFIMPYKFESWEEFEKDHEDAATKGYEKLHKQLEPFILRRQKKDVEKSLPAKVEQILRVEMTSIQKQYYKWILTKNYSALRKGVKGSINTFINIVIELKKCCNHALLTKPEDFESRASLATTDAVEKLLRGSGKLLLLDKLLCRLKETGHRVLIFSQMVRMLDILAEYLQRRHFPFQRLDGSIKGEIRKQALDHFNAEGSQDFCFLLSTRAGGLGINLATADTVIIFDSDWNPQNDLQAQARAHRIGQKNQVNIYRLVTARSVEEDIVERAKRKMVLDHLVIQRMDTTGRTVLNKREPSATSANNPFNKEDLNAILKFGAEELFKDDDENDEEPVCDIDEILQRAETRDEGPSMAGDELLSAFKVASFAFDEDKAVMEVKKENNEEESKDWDDIIPENVRKTIAEQEKNKEMEDLYLPPRRKNLQANNADTADGGRKRRGRGSRDGGDGADGDGDAESDASDISADDDRPRKRGRPPASHREKIKNFTDQEIRRFVKSYKKFSAPLKHLDSIACDAELQEKPLAELKKLGEILQERCKAVLNDTSEPANEQTEGGRKNTRKTFKLGGVPVNAKTLAACQDELAPLDDFLPDTKEERLKWQLDFMTRPANFDVDWSVADDSKLLAGIYQYGMGSWEAIKMDSSFEIGDKILTNEDKKPQAKHLQSRAEYLLKLIKKLLDQKNGKQKQRKPRMKRGNKEPVTKDIVEDDATSGDENKKTNKTGKNDKSDKGKLKLEDVSTHDETSNDRKDREKKRGRKDGKDRKGAKPRKKPAGPMHFTANNEPRALEVLGDLDPSVFEECKEKMRPVKKALRALDNPDQTLSESEQVSRTRTCLTQIGNQIDICVDAYPDPEKKVEWRSNLWYFVSKFTNFDAKQLYRLYKYGLKKNEGGKKDGKHKENVKSNNKNNHNASNHLKSYKKDAKHDDINDKKDKRPKNDRDKLDKLNDKIPHTSGIKRKLEEGECDPEPNENKRHERHKHKHKDRKDRDRSLKRDDLMHRERSRTERERDRDRERDRDRERDRERDRDRDRERSRTRRDSGGGGARSRPPYAMAHPHPDHPAHPAHPAWTPPAYPGPRQYRADRTPRPHDKRSRYGFGGMPGGPYSGYYDSAAMAGGMGFSAVRPYPDEWRSYTQPEYPYDERDYEREVYRRDYDRRAPPT